One Halobaculum roseum DNA segment encodes these proteins:
- a CDS encoding prefoldin subunit beta, protein MQGNLPPEAQEKIEELQDLQEQAQQLAEQKQSTQTSLTEAQSALDAMEDIDEDSTMYREVGEILVETDYETAYDDLEEKVDTLEMRAERFDSQEEKVQQQFEELQEELQQMLQGGAGGGPAGMGPGGAGGA, encoded by the coding sequence ATGCAGGGTAATCTGCCGCCGGAAGCTCAAGAGAAGATCGAGGAACTGCAGGACCTTCAGGAGCAGGCCCAGCAGCTCGCCGAACAGAAACAGTCCACGCAGACCTCGCTGACGGAGGCGCAGTCCGCGCTGGACGCGATGGAGGACATCGACGAGGACTCGACGATGTACCGCGAGGTCGGCGAGATCCTCGTCGAGACCGACTACGAGACCGCCTACGACGACCTCGAGGAGAAGGTCGACACCCTCGAGATGCGCGCCGAGCGCTTCGACTCCCAGGAGGAGAAGGTCCAGCAGCAGTTCGAGGAGCTTCAGGAGGAGCTCCAGCAGATGCTGCAGGGCGGCGCGGGCGGCGGCCCGGCGGGCATGGGTCCCGGCGGCGCCGGCGGCGCGTAA
- a CDS encoding DUF3194 domain-containing protein has translation MSDDRPEPTDEEVVETASEAAEGVVLARYRQSDLRDFDVTVSFEDGVLDVDVYVNPPADAEADADEVADEAARAARDAVDELFGLA, from the coding sequence GTGAGCGACGACCGCCCCGAGCCGACCGACGAGGAGGTCGTCGAGACCGCCTCCGAGGCGGCCGAAGGGGTCGTGCTCGCGCGGTATCGACAGTCTGATCTCCGTGACTTCGACGTGACCGTCTCCTTCGAGGACGGCGTCCTCGACGTGGACGTGTACGTCAATCCGCCGGCCGACGCCGAGGCGGACGCCGACGAGGTGGCCGACGAGGCCGCCCGCGCGGCCCGCGACGCCGTCGACGAGCTGTTCGGGCTCGCGTAG
- a CDS encoding HVO_0649 family zinc finger protein, translating to MAARRSAGTTALDVYRDRLREAPTCPECGYTDDGGDWQTAYREQQLVYRHSCPRCAAIDTRVLRFDGAR from the coding sequence ATGGCAGCCAGACGAAGCGCCGGCACGACCGCACTCGACGTGTACCGCGACCGCCTCCGCGAGGCGCCAACCTGTCCGGAGTGCGGCTACACCGACGACGGCGGCGACTGGCAGACCGCATACCGCGAGCAACAGCTCGTCTACCGGCACAGCTGTCCGCGCTGTGCGGCGATCGACACGCGCGTGCTCCGGTTCGACGGCGCGAGGTAG
- a CDS encoding sulfatase-like hydrolase/transferase codes for MTPAGDSPSRGVLLITVDSLRADALGPHTPTLRELARRGTAFETAVAGGNWTPFSFPDLLGARPVFADASTPGPATDPTLAESLSAAGVRTAGVNAGNGFLTEYYGYDRGFDAFESFLDGARTPVGRFLTTHPTVNGWVQYLGWPLGNAAAKLRGHERRHAVDTSHLHALERRAFDAVDDAAADDDRPFFLWLHYMDTHTPYVPAPRHVRAVTDGEVGSFQTLLGHLRAGLGKEVDEGTLRTLRALYDAAARQVDESVERVLEELSAAGLRDETTVVLAGDHGEEFLDHGHLAHYPKLYDELVRVPFVVDHPDAPARRESSPVPLRDVPPTVCDALGVEPPAAFAGESLLPTVTDAVPPEREPVTSLALRGESVTSQPIPRRLGDGTPLVSARTREWTYIREPDGGVRVFDRERDPGEREPVDRSAVPRETMRDIERAADDRLALLPDAGDAADADGDRGDEGDEVPDEIGRRLDALGYR; via the coding sequence GTGACACCCGCAGGCGACTCGCCGTCACGCGGCGTCCTCCTGATCACGGTCGACTCGCTGCGCGCCGACGCGCTCGGGCCCCACACGCCGACGCTTCGCGAGCTCGCCCGCCGCGGGACGGCCTTCGAGACGGCCGTCGCGGGCGGCAACTGGACCCCCTTCTCGTTCCCGGACCTCCTCGGGGCACGCCCGGTGTTCGCCGACGCGTCGACGCCGGGGCCGGCAACCGACCCGACGCTCGCGGAGTCGCTGTCGGCCGCGGGCGTGCGCACCGCCGGCGTCAACGCGGGGAACGGCTTTCTGACGGAGTACTACGGCTACGACCGCGGCTTCGACGCCTTCGAGTCGTTCCTCGACGGCGCCCGTACCCCGGTCGGGCGCTTCCTCACGACCCATCCGACGGTCAACGGCTGGGTGCAGTACCTCGGCTGGCCCCTCGGCAACGCCGCCGCGAAGCTGCGCGGACACGAGCGGCGCCACGCGGTCGACACCTCCCACCTCCACGCGCTCGAACGCCGGGCGTTCGACGCCGTCGACGACGCCGCGGCCGACGACGACCGCCCCTTCTTCCTGTGGCTCCACTACATGGACACCCACACCCCGTACGTCCCCGCCCCGCGGCACGTCCGCGCGGTCACCGACGGCGAGGTCGGGTCGTTCCAGACGCTGCTGGGACACCTCCGTGCCGGGCTCGGCAAGGAGGTCGACGAGGGAACCCTCCGAACCCTGCGGGCGCTGTACGACGCCGCGGCCCGGCAGGTCGACGAGTCCGTCGAGCGCGTCCTCGAAGAGCTCTCGGCGGCCGGCCTGCGGGATGAGACGACGGTGGTCCTCGCCGGCGACCACGGCGAGGAGTTCCTCGACCACGGCCACCTCGCGCACTACCCGAAGCTGTACGACGAGCTCGTCCGCGTTCCGTTCGTCGTCGACCATCCCGACGCCCCCGCCCGCCGCGAATCGTCGCCGGTGCCCCTGCGCGACGTTCCCCCGACCGTCTGCGACGCGCTCGGCGTCGAGCCGCCGGCCGCGTTCGCCGGCGAGAGCCTCCTGCCGACGGTCACCGACGCAGTCCCGCCCGAACGCGAGCCGGTCACCTCCCTCGCCCTGCGTGGGGAGTCGGTGACGAGCCAGCCCATCCCGCGCCGGCTCGGGGACGGCACGCCGCTGGTCTCGGCCCGAACCCGGGAGTGGACGTACATCCGCGAGCCGGACGGCGGGGTCCGGGTGTTCGACCGCGAGCGCGACCCCGGAGAGCGTGAGCCCGTCGACCGCTCGGCGGTCCCGCGCGAGACGATGCGCGATATCGAACGCGCGGCCGACGACCGGCTCGCGCTCCTCCCCGACGCCGGCGACGCCGCGGATGCCGACGGCGACCGCGGCGACGAGGGGGACGAGGTGCCAGACGAGATCGGACGCCGCCTCGACGCGCTCGGCTACCGCTGA
- a CDS encoding P-loop NTPase, producing MVEAFAVASGKGGTGKTTTTLALGMALARRYDVTVVDADTGMANLLFHAGLADAPVTLQDLLAPDASGPDGAAVDVADATYERHGMRVVPCGTSLAAFERSDPARLREVVAELAADTDVLLLDSPATLASKSAVLPIVLADRVVVVTQPTIPALSDALKVQEYAASYGTGIAGVLFNKVRGDLGSVGDQAERYFEGSTLGSVPDSDAARAARDAGEPLLAHAPDSDAAAAYRAAAAGIDPEPKAAGDVADRFRSAVVPERP from the coding sequence ATGGTCGAGGCGTTCGCGGTGGCGAGCGGGAAGGGTGGCACCGGCAAGACCACCACCACGCTCGCGCTCGGGATGGCGCTCGCACGGCGGTACGACGTGACCGTCGTCGACGCCGACACCGGCATGGCGAACCTCCTGTTTCACGCCGGGCTCGCGGACGCGCCGGTCACGCTTCAGGACCTGCTCGCGCCGGACGCGAGCGGTCCCGACGGCGCCGCCGTCGACGTGGCCGATGCGACGTACGAGCGCCACGGTATGCGGGTCGTCCCCTGCGGCACCAGCCTCGCGGCGTTCGAGCGCTCGGACCCCGCCCGGCTCCGGGAGGTGGTCGCCGAGCTCGCCGCCGACACCGACGTGCTCCTGTTGGACTCGCCGGCGACGCTCGCCTCGAAGTCGGCCGTCCTCCCGATCGTCCTCGCCGACCGCGTGGTCGTCGTCACCCAGCCCACCATCCCCGCGCTCTCGGACGCGCTGAAGGTGCAGGAGTACGCCGCCTCCTACGGCACGGGGATCGCGGGCGTCCTGTTCAACAAGGTCCGCGGCGACCTCGGCTCCGTCGGCGACCAGGCCGAGCGCTACTTCGAGGGGTCGACGCTCGGCTCGGTCCCCGACAGCGACGCCGCACGGGCGGCCCGCGACGCCGGCGAACCCCTCCTCGCGCACGCGCCCGACAGCGACGCCGCCGCGGCCTACCGCGCGGCCGCCGCCGGGATCGACCCCGAGCCGAAGGCCGCCGGCGACGTGGCCGACCGGTTCCGGAGCGCGGTCGTCCCCGAGCGGCCATGA
- a CDS encoding MFS transporter, translated as MNLPAARRPRIDRGTALVGLAAVTRVTAGALLGTSLAVHVGRTGSALEVSLLATAFSLGIILFAPVWGAFADVTGRRKLILVATGLGATLALTPLIAVDAVAAAASAVLPVTVDPVWIQVLVRGLYAVFIAGFGPLMLTVASERGGPGGRGKSVGSYNAFTAAGSGAGQFTSGLLLGALVPGDVYVVVAAVSLSATVAVALVDPGDATPDPDAESLPREIRSRLLPAAGERGHLSTNGLGWLYLGLSARQATVSGVGALMPVYIVATLGLPEAWMGAVLAFNPVSQTALMYYLGGVVDERGRKPMITLGMAGSAVFGLVAAAAVFAPGGLAAAGVVALGYVTLAVAFSAMWTGSVAFVGDVAPENRESELMGLASTARSVGGVVGPLGVGAVATVAGYPTAFAAASVLALAAAAVVSLRVAESRPAVPGAGTGAGVPADD; from the coding sequence ATGAATCTCCCCGCCGCGCGTCGCCCCCGCATCGATCGCGGGACGGCGCTGGTCGGACTCGCCGCGGTCACGCGAGTCACCGCGGGGGCCCTCCTCGGCACGTCGCTGGCGGTCCACGTCGGGCGAACCGGGTCGGCGCTCGAGGTGTCGCTGCTCGCGACCGCGTTCTCGCTCGGCATCATCCTGTTCGCGCCCGTCTGGGGCGCGTTCGCGGACGTGACCGGTCGCCGGAAGCTGATCCTCGTCGCTACCGGCCTCGGCGCGACGCTCGCGCTCACGCCGCTGATCGCCGTCGACGCCGTCGCGGCCGCCGCCTCGGCGGTGCTCCCCGTCACTGTCGACCCAGTGTGGATTCAGGTGCTCGTGCGGGGGCTGTACGCGGTCTTCATCGCCGGATTCGGACCGCTGATGTTGACGGTCGCCTCCGAGCGCGGCGGTCCCGGCGGTCGCGGGAAGTCCGTCGGCTCTTACAACGCCTTCACCGCCGCGGGGTCGGGCGCCGGCCAGTTCACCTCGGGGCTGCTCCTCGGCGCGCTCGTCCCCGGCGACGTGTACGTCGTCGTCGCGGCCGTCTCGCTGTCGGCGACCGTCGCCGTCGCGCTCGTCGACCCCGGCGACGCGACGCCGGACCCCGACGCGGAGTCGCTTCCGCGGGAGATCCGGTCGCGGCTGCTGCCCGCCGCCGGCGAGCGCGGTCACCTCTCGACGAACGGGCTCGGCTGGCTCTACCTCGGCCTGTCGGCTCGGCAGGCGACCGTCTCGGGCGTCGGCGCGCTCATGCCCGTGTACATCGTGGCGACCTTGGGGCTCCCGGAGGCGTGGATGGGCGCGGTGCTGGCGTTCAACCCCGTTTCACAGACCGCGTTGATGTACTACCTCGGCGGCGTCGTCGACGAGCGGGGGCGCAAGCCGATGATCACGCTCGGGATGGCCGGCTCGGCCGTCTTCGGCCTCGTCGCGGCGGCGGCGGTGTTCGCGCCCGGCGGGCTCGCGGCCGCCGGCGTCGTCGCGCTCGGCTACGTCACGCTCGCGGTCGCGTTCTCCGCGATGTGGACCGGGTCGGTCGCGTTCGTCGGCGACGTGGCGCCGGAGAACCGCGAGTCCGAGCTGATGGGGCTGGCCTCGACCGCGCGGTCAGTCGGGGGCGTCGTCGGCCCGCTGGGCGTCGGCGCCGTCGCCACGGTCGCGGGCTACCCGACGGCGTTCGCGGCGGCGTCGGTGCTCGCGCTGGCGGCGGCCGCGGTCGTCTCGCTCCGCGTCGCCGAGAGCCGCCCGGCGGTCCCCGGCGCCGGTACGGGAGCCGGCGTTCCCGCGGACGACTGA
- a CDS encoding SDR family oxidoreductase: MRDIDGDAVAITGASSGIGAATARTLAAAGVDLALGARREDRLADLAAELETEHGVRVEATAVDVTERERVEAFVEGAAEALDGLDGVVVNAGVGLDGDLDSMSIDDYRTMMGVNVDGAFHTARAALPHLRESDGTLVFVASFAGEYPRPGNPVYAASKWWVRGFAHSLEGSVGPDGVAVSVVNPTEVRTEFASEQGASFEEQFDSEDVTDPGAIADGIRFCLSQEGTDTVSELDLYRRDKFSGW, from the coding sequence ATGCGTGACATCGACGGCGACGCGGTCGCGATCACGGGCGCGAGTTCGGGCATCGGCGCGGCGACGGCGCGGACGCTCGCGGCGGCGGGCGTCGACCTGGCGCTGGGCGCCAGACGCGAGGACCGGCTGGCCGACCTCGCGGCCGAACTGGAGACCGAACACGGCGTCCGCGTCGAGGCGACCGCCGTCGACGTGACCGAGCGCGAGCGGGTCGAGGCGTTCGTCGAGGGCGCCGCGGAGGCGCTCGACGGGCTCGACGGCGTGGTCGTCAACGCCGGCGTCGGCCTCGACGGCGACCTCGACTCGATGTCGATCGACGACTACCGCACGATGATGGGCGTCAACGTCGACGGCGCCTTTCACACGGCGCGGGCGGCGCTCCCGCACCTCCGCGAGTCCGACGGGACGCTCGTGTTCGTCGCCAGCTTCGCGGGCGAGTACCCCCGCCCCGGTAACCCGGTGTACGCCGCGAGCAAGTGGTGGGTCCGCGGCTTCGCCCACAGTCTCGAGGGCAGCGTCGGTCCCGACGGCGTCGCCGTCAGCGTCGTCAACCCCACCGAGGTGCGCACCGAGTTCGCCAGCGAGCAGGGGGCGTCCTTCGAGGAGCAGTTCGACTCCGAGGACGTGACGGACCCGGGAGCCATCGCGGACGGCATCCGCTTTTGTCTCTCCCAGGAGGGTACCGATACCGTGAGCGAACTCGACCTGTACCGACGCGATAAGTTCTCCGGGTGGTGA
- a CDS encoding MarR family transcriptional regulator yields the protein MGTIDDPYRLVECSDCGALAVGGDEVGCCGSAMTPVGRPGDDATDATPSPGAPDRADDFGDPPEPDLDELLRVVFGMSPAELDVCLCVMEHGTVSVAELTDRVDYDRSVVARHLNHLADLGVVEKRRQILDRGGDVYVYTPEPPETVRRRFRETFLRWAAVGVDRIDDLSREKVEGIAEAASATEWTVFRES from the coding sequence ATGGGCACGATCGACGACCCCTACCGGCTGGTCGAGTGTTCCGACTGCGGCGCCCTCGCCGTCGGCGGGGACGAGGTCGGGTGTTGCGGGTCCGCGATGACCCCCGTCGGCCGGCCGGGCGACGACGCGACAGACGCCACGCCGTCGCCGGGCGCTCCCGACCGCGCGGACGACTTCGGGGATCCCCCGGAGCCGGACCTGGACGAACTCCTCCGGGTCGTGTTCGGCATGTCGCCGGCGGAGCTCGACGTCTGTCTGTGTGTCATGGAACACGGGACGGTCTCGGTCGCAGAGCTGACCGACCGCGTCGACTACGACCGCAGCGTCGTCGCTCGCCACCTCAACCACCTCGCGGATCTGGGGGTCGTCGAGAAGCGACGGCAGATCCTCGACCGCGGCGGCGACGTGTACGTGTACACCCCGGAACCGCCCGAAACCGTTCGCCGGCGGTTTCGCGAGACGTTCCTCCGGTGGGCCGCCGTCGGCGTCGACCGCATCGACGACCTGAGCCGCGAGAAGGTCGAGGGGATCGCCGAGGCGGCGTCGGCGACCGAATGGACCGTGTTCAGGGAGTCGTAG
- a CDS encoding DUF6789 family protein: MSTQTESAHGTESPPGNWRAGTLAGIAGGIAMGVLVIAMNPPTIAVAIPSLYGLAPPPNPGVGMVVHVSHGAVLGVAFAGIAGAVGLDSDAKVVGLGVGWGVVTWAVLAALVMPVWLSAVGSPASPPLPNFAAPSLLWHVVYGLVLGGVYVAIDDAV; the protein is encoded by the coding sequence ATGTCGACACAGACTGAGTCCGCACACGGTACCGAATCGCCGCCGGGCAACTGGCGCGCGGGAACGCTCGCCGGGATCGCCGGCGGGATCGCGATGGGCGTGCTGGTGATCGCCATGAATCCCCCGACGATCGCGGTCGCGATCCCGTCGCTGTACGGGCTCGCGCCGCCGCCGAACCCGGGGGTCGGGATGGTGGTCCACGTCTCTCACGGCGCGGTACTCGGGGTCGCCTTCGCCGGCATCGCCGGCGCGGTCGGTCTCGACTCCGACGCGAAGGTGGTCGGCCTCGGCGTCGGCTGGGGCGTCGTCACCTGGGCGGTCCTCGCGGCGCTGGTGATGCCGGTGTGGCTGAGCGCCGTCGGGTCGCCGGCGAGTCCGCCGCTGCCCAACTTCGCGGCGCCGTCGCTGCTGTGGCACGTCGTCTACGGGCTGGTCCTCGGCGGCGTCTACGTCGCGATCGACGACGCGGTCTGA
- a CDS encoding DoxX family protein — protein MAGDAPSRLGRLMYGGILAYMAIDGFRNNDKRVGIAEEKGVPMPDVAVPFATGMLFVANVGIILWRFPRLAAGALIVFFASTTPVIHDFWNQQGGERQGNKINFLKNVALMGCAVMLLEAAEEDAGGDGDA, from the coding sequence ATGGCCGGCGACGCACCATCCCGGCTCGGGCGGCTCATGTACGGCGGGATCCTCGCGTACATGGCGATCGACGGCTTCCGCAACAACGACAAGCGCGTGGGGATCGCCGAGGAGAAGGGCGTCCCGATGCCGGACGTCGCGGTCCCGTTCGCCACAGGGATGTTGTTCGTCGCGAACGTCGGCATCATCCTGTGGCGGTTCCCCCGCCTCGCCGCCGGCGCGCTCATCGTGTTCTTCGCGAGCACGACGCCGGTCATTCACGACTTCTGGAACCAGCAGGGCGGCGAACGCCAGGGCAACAAGATCAACTTCCTGAAGAACGTCGCGCTGATGGGCTGTGCGGTGATGCTCCTCGAGGCGGCCGAGGAGGACGCCGGCGGCGACGGGGACGCCTGA
- a CDS encoding WD40/YVTN/BNR-like repeat-containing protein, which produces MSLLIGTDEGLYRVDAVPFDRGDPERVLECGVVTAVRTFDHTEGVFVASSEGAFRSTDGGDTWTDLGVPLGDRFWHAGQSEVWSILATRDGAWYAGTNDPYVFRSVDEGETWAELKGFRDLPSRGHWESPIDPHYARLRALEVVPGRPDHLIAGVEAGGIHLSDDGGRTWRDRRDTIVDDIHQILPVSEDVWLATTGYLDHDLENLGLGHAVGEGGLWRTTDAGDSWNRVDRGNDFSYIRRVFVHDGTVFFCGGEEAPPAWVNDEHETALFESTNFGRDFERVPYPGEPHEVIETWTVHDGDVLCGSGLFDVPDVRDDVEGRIIRRGDDGEYHTVGRVGTNVSRIEAI; this is translated from the coding sequence ATGTCACTGTTGATCGGGACCGACGAGGGGCTGTACCGCGTCGACGCCGTCCCGTTCGATCGAGGCGATCCGGAGCGAGTGCTGGAGTGTGGCGTCGTCACCGCGGTCCGCACGTTCGACCACACGGAGGGCGTGTTCGTCGCCTCCTCGGAGGGCGCGTTCCGCTCGACCGACGGCGGCGACACCTGGACCGATCTGGGCGTCCCGCTGGGCGACCGATTCTGGCACGCCGGGCAAAGCGAGGTGTGGTCGATCCTCGCGACCCGCGACGGCGCGTGGTACGCGGGCACCAACGACCCGTACGTGTTCCGCTCGGTCGACGAGGGCGAGACGTGGGCGGAGCTGAAGGGCTTTCGCGACCTGCCCTCCCGCGGTCACTGGGAGTCGCCGATCGACCCTCACTACGCCCGCCTACGGGCCCTCGAAGTCGTGCCGGGTCGTCCCGATCACCTCATCGCGGGCGTCGAGGCCGGCGGGATCCACCTGAGCGACGACGGCGGGCGGACGTGGCGCGACCGCCGCGACACCATCGTCGACGACATCCACCAGATCCTCCCCGTCTCCGAGGACGTGTGGCTCGCGACGACGGGATACCTCGACCACGACCTGGAGAACCTCGGCCTCGGTCACGCGGTCGGCGAGGGCGGGCTGTGGCGGACGACCGACGCCGGCGACTCGTGGAACCGGGTCGACCGCGGCAACGACTTCTCGTACATCCGCCGCGTGTTCGTCCACGACGGGACGGTGTTCTTCTGCGGCGGCGAGGAGGCGCCGCCGGCGTGGGTGAACGACGAGCACGAGACGGCGCTGTTCGAGTCGACCAACTTCGGGCGCGACTTCGAGCGCGTGCCGTACCCCGGCGAACCCCACGAGGTGATCGAGACGTGGACCGTCCACGACGGCGACGTGCTCTGTGGCTCCGGGCTGTTCGACGTGCCCGACGTCCGCGACGACGTGGAGGGACGGATCATCCGCCGCGGCGACGACGGGGAGTACCACACCGTCGGGCGCGTGGGGACGAACGTGAGCCGGATCGAGGCGATCTGA
- a CDS encoding TatD family hydrolase, giving the protein MTDHYPTARPTDATYLDEDLDLPTELLNTPWIDGHNHAHTLSYEDRERYALSGCAGMVMVSSGYHWTPYKPVRASDIRYLWDDAINRRAAIERNHFFEAKLGLGIHTGVRIEDPDAVLEAMDEYCELEEIAVVGETGVTPSQHIEAWDLDEQRAVVEAQMGIAADHDLPVILHTPNTSPPAKRSYRPELATPGYEKNPGLGTEPVIDGDNPALEAVKIDVAAARDAGLPEERVIASHVDENNTAYLMEETDCYLSYTIGHSWLVGVDAATVADAIDEYGPERIMIDTDCANVLRTDPYAIKRAMFELYRYGIDADDIRTVVWENPKRVLGFDG; this is encoded by the coding sequence ATGACCGACCACTACCCCACCGCCCGCCCGACGGACGCGACGTACCTGGACGAGGACCTCGACCTTCCGACGGAGCTGCTGAACACGCCGTGGATCGACGGCCACAACCACGCCCACACGCTGTCGTACGAGGACCGCGAGCGGTACGCCCTCTCGGGGTGTGCGGGGATGGTGATGGTCTCGTCGGGCTACCACTGGACCCCGTACAAGCCCGTCCGCGCGTCCGATATCCGCTACCTCTGGGACGACGCGATCAACCGCCGCGCGGCCATCGAGCGCAACCACTTCTTCGAGGCGAAGCTCGGGCTCGGTATCCACACCGGCGTCCGGATCGAGGACCCCGACGCGGTGCTGGAGGCGATGGACGAGTACTGCGAGCTGGAGGAGATCGCGGTCGTCGGCGAGACGGGCGTCACCCCGAGCCAGCACATCGAGGCGTGGGATCTCGACGAACAGCGCGCCGTCGTCGAGGCCCAGATGGGGATCGCCGCCGACCACGACCTCCCCGTGATCCTCCACACGCCGAACACGTCGCCGCCGGCGAAGCGCTCCTACCGCCCCGAACTCGCCACCCCGGGCTACGAGAAGAACCCCGGGCTCGGCACCGAGCCGGTGATCGACGGCGACAACCCGGCGCTGGAGGCGGTGAAGATCGACGTGGCGGCGGCCCGCGACGCCGGGCTCCCCGAGGAGCGGGTGATCGCCTCCCACGTCGACGAGAACAACACGGCGTACCTGATGGAGGAGACCGACTGCTACCTCAGCTACACCATCGGCCACTCGTGGCTCGTCGGCGTCGACGCCGCGACCGTCGCCGACGCCATCGACGAGTACGGCCCCGAGCGGATCATGATCGACACCGACTGCGCGAACGTCCTTCGAACGGACCCGTACGCGATCAAGCGGGCGATGTTCGAGCTGTACCGCTACGGCATCGACGCCGACGACATCCGCACGGTCGTGTGGGAGAACCCGAAGCGCGTGCTCGGGTTCGACGGGTAG
- a CDS encoding CNNM domain-containing protein codes for MNGLELTFRLIAGLLLILANGFFVAIEFALTRVRQYPRSEFDVPGLRRAWEMTQDLEIYLTSCQVGISATSIAVGIVAEPALAALIEPVFENTLLASIGAGGIVAFVIINLLHLTHGEQTPTYLGVERTKFVARYGATPLYWFAKVLYPVIVIGDVVAKWTLGLFGVEMTGAWLETEADRVQSRADLRHRLGSLLDRGNLSEERKEEVINAFTVGEEPVSEIMTDREDIVFLSKDAPVQENLDRIGTSPHTRFPLIGDDISDFRGIVYIPAVIDRIDELQRVEVTLEDIAASAMTLQADTLISDAVDRFQEEHQELALVYSEAEGTVVGLITATDALEAVMGEIKDPLDIELQN; via the coding sequence ATGAACGGTTTGGAACTCACGTTTCGCCTGATCGCCGGTCTCCTTCTCATTCTCGCGAACGGGTTCTTCGTCGCCATCGAGTTCGCACTGACCCGCGTTCGACAGTACCCACGATCCGAGTTCGACGTTCCGGGCCTCCGACGGGCCTGGGAGATGACACAGGACCTCGAGATCTATCTCACGAGCTGTCAGGTCGGCATCTCCGCGACCAGTATCGCCGTCGGCATCGTCGCGGAACCGGCGTTGGCCGCGTTGATCGAACCCGTCTTCGAGAACACGCTGCTCGCGTCGATCGGGGCGGGCGGCATCGTCGCGTTCGTCATCATCAACCTACTCCACCTGACTCACGGGGAACAGACGCCCACGTATCTCGGGGTCGAACGGACGAAATTCGTCGCTCGGTACGGTGCGACCCCGCTCTACTGGTTTGCCAAGGTACTCTATCCCGTTATCGTGATCGGCGACGTCGTCGCCAAGTGGACGCTCGGACTGTTCGGCGTCGAGATGACCGGCGCCTGGCTCGAAACCGAAGCCGACCGTGTCCAATCGCGGGCGGACCTCCGCCACCGACTCGGGTCCTTGCTCGACCGAGGGAACCTCTCCGAGGAGCGCAAAGAGGAGGTCATCAACGCCTTCACCGTCGGCGAAGAGCCCGTCAGCGAAATCATGACCGACCGTGAAGACATCGTGTTCCTCTCGAAAGACGCCCCCGTGCAAGAGAACCTCGATCGGATCGGAACGAGCCCTCACACTCGGTTTCCCCTGATCGGGGATGATATCTCCGATTTCAGGGGCATCGTTTATATCCCTGCGGTTATCGACCGGATCGACGAGCTTCAACGCGTCGAGGTCACGTTAGAGGACATCGCTGCATCGGCGATGACGCTACAAGCGGATACCCTCATCAGCGATGCCGTCGACCGGTTTCAGGAGGAACACCAGGAACTCGCACTCGTGTATTCCGAAGCCGAAGGGACCGTCGTGGGACTGATCACTGCGACGGACGCCCTGGAGGCGGTGATGGGCGAGATCAAGGACCCACTCGATATCGAACTCCAGAACTGA